In the Silene latifolia isolate original U9 population chromosome 1, ASM4854445v1, whole genome shotgun sequence genome, TGGCTTTTGATCGACGTGAGATTGGAAGCAAGACTAGGAGTAGGTTCCGCTTTGAGCAGATATGGGTTGGTGAGGAGGGCTGCGAAGAGGCTATTATTAGAGGGGTCGAGAAGGGGCAAGAGGATTTGGTGGATTCGTTAAGGGCGTGTGGGAAGGAATTATTTGCGTGGAAGAAGACTAGTATTGGGAAGATAAGTCGATCGCTGGAATTGAAACGGAAACAGTTTGCTCGTCTCAATGAGGGTGATAGAACGGAACGCAGTGTACAGAAACAGAGGAAGCTCATAGCGGAAATAGCGAGCTTATATAGACAAGAGGAGCAATATTGGCGACAGAGGTCACGTGCGCTATGGCTTAGGGATGGAGACCGTAATACTAAATTTTTCCACTCACGAGCAGGGGAGCGTAAACGTAAGAATTTTATTGGGAATCTTGTGGATGATGCTGGGCAGTGCGTGTGGGGGAAGAGGAGGTTTCGACGGTGGCGGTTGATTACTTCAAAGGGCTTTTTACCTCGGCTGAACCATCGAATTTTGAGGCCGTTTTAGAGGGTATTGAGGGGCGGGTGACTGCCCGGATGAACCATGTATTGCAAGCGGAGTTGAAGCGAAAATTATTGAAgctttaaataaaatgcatcctTTAAAGGCTCCTGGACCCGATGGTATGAATGGCCTATTTTACCAATCTTATTGGCAGATTATTGGGTCCAATGTTGTGAGTACAGTGCTCGAAATCCTCCGTGGTCACAGGTCACTGACTCGACTCAATAAAACTAATATCGTCTTAATTCCAAAGAAGAAGGCGCCAGATAAAATTCGCGACTTTAGGCCAATTAGTCTCTGCAATGTGGCCTATAAATTAGTCTCTAAAGTGCTTGCGAACCGTCTGAAAATTTTTCTCGGGGAAATTATTTCGGAAAATCAAAGCGCGTTTACACCGGGTCGACTTATATCCGACAATATTTTAATTGCTTTCGAGATTTTCCATCATATGAAGAATAATAGACAGACGGAGGGACATATGGCGATCAAGCTCGACATGGCTAAAGCGTATGATAGGGTGGAGTGGGGGTTCTTAAGGCGGGTTTTAATTCGGATGGGTTTCGATACTCAGTGGGTGCAACGAGTTATGGACTGTGTATCTACCGTCACCTTTTCGGTTCTTATCAACGGGACACCATCAGAGGAATTTCAACCGAGCCGAGGATTACGTCAAGGTGACCCCTTATCCCCGTATCTCTTTCTTTTATGTGCGGAAGTTTTATCCAATATGCTTAGAAGGGCGGTCGAAAATGGTGCGATTCATGGCATTAGGGTGGCCCCCTCGGTACCTTCTGTGTCTCATTTACTCTTTGCCGATGATAGCATTTTTTCGTGAAAGCTAACCTGGAGGAGGCGATTGTTATTAATGATATTTTACGTCGATATGAGGAGGCTTCGGGGCAGCTTGTAAGTTTGGATAAAACTACCGTATCTTTTAGCTAGGGGGTTAATGGGGAGCAACGAAGCAGAATGGCGGAATGTCTCGGGGTGGTCGGAGTGGAGGAACAAGCTCGCTATTTGGGGCTTCCCACGGTTATTGGCCGATCGAAAAAGGTTATTACGGATATTATTCGTGATAAACTTTGCAAAAAATTACAAGGGTGGCGCGGGAAAATTTTGTCTAGGGCTGGTAAGGAGATTCTTATAAAGGCAGTTGCCAATTCGCttcctacctatgtgatgagtgtgtTTAAAATTCCTGCAAACTTTTGTGATGAGCTGAGATCGATTGTTTCGAAATTTTGGTGGGGGCATGAGGAGAATAAGCGAGGTATTCATTGGGTGGCGTGGAAGAAATTGGTTCGACCGAAGGGAAAAGGAGGCTTGGGCTTTCGTGATTTTCGGTTGTTCAACATCGCTTTGTTGGGCAAGCAAGCTTGGCGATTGGTAACTACTCCTGATAGTTTGTGGACGCGAATTATGAAAGCAAAATACTTCCCTGCAAGTGATTTTATGTCGGCCTCTCTAGGACACAACCCGAGTTATACTTGGCGTAGTATTTTCGAAGCCCGGACTGTTTTGGAGCGTGGTATGCGTAGGAGAATTGGGGATGGCAATGACACAAAAATGTGGGGACATGCTTGGCTGCCTAATTCCCACTCGAGCCGGATTATTTCGCCTTGTGCACCTGGAAACGACGAGTTGATGGTTGCGGAATTGATGAGGCCGAATAGGAGGGGTTGGGATGAAGAAAAGTTAGAGCTCTTGCTGCTTCCTTTTTAGAGGGATTGGGTTCGGAATATTCGTCTTAGTTCAAATAGGCCGAGGGATCTATGGTACTGGGGACATGAAAAGGACGGGTTGTATACGGTACGAAGTGCGTACAAAATGTTTGTGGGGTATGAAGGGGATATGGTTGGCTCTTCGGACTGGACGAGGGATCGTTGGCTCTGGAATCGGCTCTGGAAAGTTTCGGTTTGGCCCCGCGTGAAGCTCTTCTTCTGGCAAATGTGTAGTGAAGCATTGGCAACACGAGAAAACATCGCAGCCCGGATAGGAGGTGAGTACTCTTTGTGTCCTTTTTGTAATGCGGCCTTTGAATCTAGCATTCATCTTTTCAGGGACTGTGGGGTGGCCTCTTGGGCATGGGACGAGCTGGGATTGGAGGACGTGTTGGGGGGAGGGGGCAGGATGTGCGAGAATGGGTTGAAGTTCGATGGAACGAGATGAGCCAAGAGGAATGTGTGTGGTTTATGGTGGATTGCTGGGTCATTTGGGAGCATAGAAACAAGGTCGTTTTTGACAACATTATGGTGGAACCGGCTGTGGTAGTGAGGCGGGTAAGGGATGTTGTATGTGAGGGAGTTGGAGAGAGTGATAGTGTGGAGAAGGGGAGAAGGAGCAGGTCGACCTCACGGGGGACAGGGGAAGGAGATAACGGGTGGCAAGCGGCGAGGGAGGGGTATTTAAAGATCAACGTGGACGCGGGTATTAAAGAAGATGTGGGTGTTGACACGGGTATTGTGTGTCGTGACAGCCGAGGTGAGGTCTTATGGGGTGTGTCCATTGCTCGTCAACGGGTTTGGGAAGCACATGTAGCTGAGGCGGTTGCGGTCCTTGATGGTTTGGAGGAAGCTGCAAGAAGAGGGGTCCAAAAGCTGGAAGTCGAGAGCGATTGCCTTCAAGTAATTGAAGCGATTCAAGATCGAAGACATGGGAGGAGCATTTTCTCGCCAATTATAGATGATATAGTAAATTGTAGTTTTAATTTTGAGTCTATTGTTTGGTTACATGTTAGTCGTATTAATAACTGTGTAGCTCACGCTTTAGCACACTGTAGTCCGCGTACTCTTGGT is a window encoding:
- the LOC141644043 gene encoding uncharacterized protein LOC141644043, with amino-acid sequence MAECLGVVGVEEQARYLGLPTVIGRSKKVITDIIRDKLCKKLQGWRGKILSRAGKEILIKAVANSLPTYVMSVFKIPANFCDELRSIVSKFWWGHEENKRGIHWVAWKKLVRPKGKGGLGFRDFRLFNIALLGKQAWRLVTTPDSLWTRIMKAKYFPASDFMSASLGHNPSYTWRSIFEARTVLERGMRRRIGDGNDTKMWGHAWLPNSHSSRIISPCAPGNDELMVAELMRPNRRGWDEEKGYGWLFGLDEGSLALESALESFGLAPREALLLGLWGGLLGMGRAGIGGRVGGRGQDVREWVEVRWNEMSQEECVWFMVDCWVIWEHRNKVVFDNIMVEPAVVVRRVRDVVCEGVGESDSVEKGRRSRSTSRGTGEGDNGWQAAREGYLKINVDAGIKEDVGVDTGIVCRDSRGEVLWGVSIARQRVWEAHVAEAVAVLDGLEEAARRGVQKLEVESDCLQVIEAIQDRRHGRSIFSPIIDDIVNCSFNFESIVWLHVSRINNCVAHALAHCSPRTLGRVV